The Methanothermobacter sp. CaT2 DNA window CTGTGGATATCTCAGCAGCCTCCGGCCCTGATGCAACCACCGGCACTCCGTAGTCAGCCTCAAGTTTCTCCTTGAGCCAGGCCACATCCCTGAGGGGTCCGTCGACACCTATCAGGGGTACCACCGCATCAACGTCCTCCCTGAGCGCTATTTCCAGAGGGCCCTCCATGCCCCTGGGCACTATGTGGTATGAATCGGCGAGTTCAAGGTTTGGAGCGTCTGGATTTGACTCGGAGAGAATGGTGGTCACACCCATCGCTGAGGCGTACTCTGCAACGTCATTGAAGAGTCTTGAACCTATGAACAGAATCCTCATGATGATCACTCAAAAAAATCAAGGACTGGTTTACTCTTTGGTGGGATCTTATAAAAACTTAATCTTGACCGGTTGAGTTCAGGTAAAATTCATCCAGAATTCTCAATACCCTCAAAATACAGGGCTGATTGAATTCAACCCTAAAAATCATCCGCAGCTTCCAAAGTCATCAAGGGCAGAGATTATCATCCCTGCGAGGTCATGTACAGCGTCTTCAACCGCGGGTGAGAGTCCAGTCCCAAATTCAAGGTTTTCTGGCTGTACACCCATGAGGGCAATCCTGTAATCACCCTGATCCTCAAGGTACCTCACAAGGAAGGATAGGGGCATGGCATGGGTGGATATGCTGTACTCTGATATACTATCCCTCTCAATGAGCCTTACGGTTCCCGGCTCCTCTCTCATCTCAACAGCGTCCACAATCAGTATGTGGCTCGGTCTTTCGGAGCGTATTTTTCCTGTGAAGTTTTCAGGCACCGTGCCCGCATTGATAACGAGATGTCCCCTCTCCTCCATTGCCTCCTGGATGAGGGACGCCAGGTATGGGCCAAGGCCATCATCGGACCTCAATTCATTCCCGACTGTGAGGACGAGGAGCCTTCTGCAGTCAGTGAGAAAATCACTCAGAAGCCGCTTCAACATGATAGAAACCACCAGAAATAATCAGATAAATCATATGATGGATGCTTCAACCGAATCAAGGCCGCCACCCATCCTGTATGAAAGTTTTATCTCGACCTCACCTTTATCTCCGGTCTCCCCGAGGGGTATGATGAGCGGGGGGTTCATCATGGGTGTGGGACCGCATATGATTCCAGGAGCCGTCAGGGTAAAGGATATTATTCTGATAGCGTTGAAGGGACTCGATGCCTGCAGCTTCAATGAACCCCTGAAAATCTCAGGGAGGTCCCCCCTGAACTCGACCCTGTCATAAACCCTCATTGGACCTGATGAGGGTTGTGAAAGATTTTCATCATACATGATGTTCTCAAAGTTCACGGTGACGGGTTCTGCTGCATTGAAGACTGCCTGTGGTATTACAGTCCCATCATCCCTCAGGAACCTTAGGGCCCTCCTTAGAACCGGGACCTGCTCCTCATCTATGAGTGCTGTGTCAAGCATCTCACATATGATCGTGTCAGCCGCAGTGAATTCATAGTGCAGGGCGTCCTCGTTGACAACACTGACGTTATCCAGACCTGATAGGTTCTCCCCTGCACATGCAGCTATCTTCGGATCCCTTTCAATTGCAATGACACGATCAGCATACTCTGAAGCAAAGAATGAGAGGATCCCGCTGCCTGCCCCGAGGTCATAGGTGAGGCCCCTGGCCCTGGATGATATGGCCTCGCGGAAGGCTGCGAGGCGTTCATGATCCCCCAGAAGGTTTCCGTGATACGGTGTGACCCTGAATCTCATTTAGTTACTGAAGGCCTTGCTGGATCAGTGTTCATGTTCTATTTTCTGTTCGTTGATGTGCTGGTGAGCCTCACGTGTTCAACGCCCTTGAGCCTCATCATCTTCTCGGTGAGTTCCCTTATCTTTGCAACATCTCCCTTAACCACTATGACCTCAAGGCAGTGTCTTTCGGTCATGTGTACGTGCATAACAGCGTTGATGTATTCACGGTAGTCGTGCTGTATGTCTGCAAGGTCCTCCATGACCCCTGTGTAGTGGTGGTCATAGATCACAGCAATAATACCGATTCGCTCACCTTCCATTTCATTCATCCACTGGTACCTTACAATGTAGTCCTTAAGGGCGTCTCTTATGCCCTTTGATCTTGACTGGTAGCCACGATCCCTTAGAACTTCATCAAATTCATTTAAGAGCTTTTTTGGTAGAGACATGCTTATTCTCATCATAACTATTACCCCACAAGTGGTTTGATATGAATTTATTATATTATTATTCTAAAGTCATATTTAAACTTTTTTAGCTTGCAGTATTGTCTGCAGAAAACAACAGGTTATTACATGAATAATTAACACGACTATTTAAATTCATCGCAGACACCATGGCTGTCCCCGAGGATAAAAAGATACAGTGATATCGGCACCGGCAGAATTGAATAACAATGCCCTCAGGATAACAAAGCATAAAAAGATACAGTGATATATTAATTAGAAGTATGACTTTGAGGGATTTCAATGAAGGTTAAAGAAGCCATGAACCCTGAGATAATAACTGTGAGCCCCGAGACAAGGCCCCTCGAGGCCTTCGAGAAGATGTACAAACATGGAGTCCGGAGACTGTTCGTACTCGAAGATGATGGTAAACCTGTGGGTGTGGTATCCTACACTGACCTAATAGGAGTTCTTGGAACCATAAAACCCGACAGTGAACACCCTGAGAGGGACCTTAAGGTGAGGGACATCATGGTGGATGAGGTGATAACCATCTCCGCAGATGACAACATAGAGGACGCCGCCAACCTCATGCTGAGGGCTGATATATCAGGACTCCTTGTAATGGATGATGAAAGACCAGTGGGAGTCATAACAAAAACTGACATATGCCGGCTGGTTGCAGCTGAGATACTGGTTCCCTCCTGATGTCCAGGAGTGAGTGACCACAAGTAACTGGAGGTCCCCATTGAAGATTATAACCAGAAAGGAAAACATGGTCTACAGGGAAATCAGGTACATGCAGCTTGACCTTAACGCCCCCGTATCTGAGGATATGCTCAAAAGGAACCTTGACCTGCCAGAACACGAATACCATGACACCATCACAGCTCTTGAGAATAAGGGACTTATTTCACGGGAAAATGGCCGTATAGTGGCCGAAAACCTCGATGAAGAGGTCAGGGTGATGGAGACCCAGGAAGATGTCAGGGTCGCTGAACTCAACCAGATCGAAGAGGAGGCCCTCAGGATCCTCAGGGAAATCGGGAGTGGAGCTCCAATCCCACGCTACCTCCTTGAGGGCCACCTCCTCTACGGTCCTCTTAAACTTGGGACCAGAAGGATGTACAACATCATCCTCTCCCTTGAAAACAGGGGGCTCATTGAAAGGGTCCTGCTTGAGGATGGTGAGTACTACCGTCCAATCATGGAGAAGACAGAAAATTGATCCATGGATTTAAAGTCCCTGCCGGGTAAAAACAGGGACTAGAGCTCCAGGTCCCCGGTTACAGGGAGACCCCTGAGCCATCCGAGGTCGCTCTGGTAGAGCATCCTTATATCCTTTATATCAAATCTTATCATGGCAAGCCTCTCTATACCGAGACCAAAGGCGGCTACAGGTGTTTCAACTCCCAGAGGTTCCAGGACCTCGGGCCTGAACATGCCGGCCCCACCAAGCTCTATCCAGCTTTTTTTCTCCGGGAGATAGATTTCACATTCGGTTGATAGGTATGTGTATGGGAAGTAGGCCGGTCTGAACCTGACCTCAAATCCAAGTTTCCTGTAGAACTCCCTCAGTATACCCAGAAGATTCCTGAAGTTAACCTCATCCCCTGCAACGATCCCCTCAACCTGATGAAACTCAGGGAGGTGCTTGTAGGTGATGGTCTCCCTCCTGAAAACACGTCCAACAGAAAACATCTTGAGGGGCGGTTCGTTCTCACTGAGGAACCTTGCAGATACGCAGGTCGTATGGGTCCTAAGCACGCTCTGCCTTGCAACATCTCTGTCCCATTCGTACTGCCAGCCCTCTGATCCTGTTGAACCGCCGGTTTCATGTGCGTCCTGCACAGCCCTTACAAGGTCCTCACAGGGGAGATCCGTGACGGCGGGGTTTTTAACATAGAAGGTGTCCTGCATCTCCCTTGCAGCGTGGTCCTGGGGCTGGAAGAGGCAGTCAAAGTTCCAGAAGGCAGACTCGACGATGGGGCCCCTTGATTCTGTGAATCCAAGTTTAAGGAATATTGACCTTATCTCATCGATTATGCGCCTCAGAGGGTGCATCTTTCCCGGGTAGACCAGAGGGTACTCTGCATCAATGTTGTATCCCCTGTAGTGGAGTTTTCTCCAGGCCCCGCTCTTGAGGTGTTCATGGGTGACCTGTGTTGCCTCCTCAACTATCTCGATTCCCCTTTCAAGGAGTTTCCTGCCCTCTGTGGTGAGTTCAATGGTATGCCTCTTAATTTTCCTTATATCAACTATTCCCTTCCGTCCCTTAAGATCCTTCAGTGCACCCCTGAGTTCATCAGGGAGTTCTCTGATCCTCACGGATCCCCTTTCAAGTAAGAGTTCCAGCAGCCTCTCATCCGCACCCCTTTCAGGTGTTCCATCGCTCACCGCTGAGACCATCCCCTGGCTTATCCTACCCCATCCCTTCCTCATGAGCCAGCCAATACCAATACCTGCCTCTTTCTTATCAAGACCCGCTCTCCTGGAAAGTTCTGACATTTCAAGCTCTTCTTCACCTTTAAGGGCCTCAATGAGTCTGCGCTCAGGAAGTCCCTCCCTGGCACAGGACTCTCCATCCTCTGTGAGGGATACAACCTCATCCGCGTCCTTCAGAACCCTCACAAATCCCCTTGATTCAAGTGCGCCTGACGCACTCATGACAGATTTTATATCAATTTTCTGGGATTCTGCTATTTCTTCAGGCTTTAATGGTTTATCTGAGCCTTCGAATGCTTTCAGAACCTTCTTCTCGTAAATGTGAAGCTGGTCAATGATCCTGTCAAGATCCATCATAATAATTCTCCTCCAGTTTACTCAAATAAGCGTTTCAACCCAGTTCTGAGTAGTAATCAAGTAATCCAACCATGACAGAGGAAGCTGTGAGATCCGCGGTTGTCCCGGGGTTCCATCCCATCCGGTAGAGCTTCCTGTCAAATTTCTCAACCCTCCTGAGACCCGCTGCAGTGAGCACACCTCCCCTATCAACGATGTCTGAGGCTTCCTCTGAAACCTCCACGGCGATCTTCTCGCCATACTTCCTGGATATCAGTGTGTCGGGGAATCTTGAAAGTATGGTCAGGAATGTCTGGACCACGGCCCGGTTCATGCCATGCTTCTCCACGGTTCCCTTAAAGACCGGGAAGCCGACGTTGAATGTAACCGGCATGCTGGACGTTAACTCCCTTGCAATGAGGTCCCAGTCAGCTGACATCTTGAGGGTGTCAAAGAGGGTGATGTTCTCATCGATTATCCTCTGCTGTGAAGCAGGGTCATTAACGTCGAGGGTGTCATGTTCACCCATTCCACCGGCCTCCGCAGTTGAAATGGCCCTGTAGAGGTTAACAGCGTCCCCTGATGTTGTCTGAAGTATAAGACGGTTTACCTGCTCCCTGAGTCCCTGGAGATCCCCGCTGTCAACCATCCCTGCGGCTGCTGAGAGGGGTGTGAGCAGCATTATGATACCAAGGTTTGTATTGGTTGAAACCCACCTCCTGGTGTCCTCAACCGCCCTGAGTATGAGCTCTCCCAGCCCGAGGGTCGAAAGGTCAAGAGTATCCCTCAGTTTCTCCCCCCTCTCTGCTGCCAGTCTCATGGTATCACCTGTGACTATCCCGCTCACGAGGAAGTCCTCGTAGACCATATCATCGAAGTCACGGGTCCTGTGGACATTGCCTGGTTTCGGGTATCCGCTGACCTCAAGGACAGAGGCCAGTTCTGCTATCCTTGAAACATGGAGGGGATCCATCTAGATCACCCCCAGGAGATCAGGTGCGAAGTGTGATATTATAAGATCTGCACCTGCACGTTTTATTGATAATATGGATTCATATATGGCCTCATCAGTGAGGTATCCGCTCTTTATGGCCGCCTTCAGCATTGAGTACTCGCCACTGACGTTGTATGCTGCAAGTGGCACGCTGAACCTCTCCCTGACCTTACCTATAACATCAAGGTATGCCAGGGCCGGTTTCACCATGAGTATATCAGCACCCTCCCTGAGGTCCAGTTCAGCCTCAATGAGGGCCTCGTCAATGTTGGCAGGGTCCATCTGATAGGATCTCCTGTCACCGAAGGCAGGGGCCGATGATACGGCGCCCCGGAATGGTGCATAGAATGCTGAAGCATATTTAACCGCGTAGGACATTATCAGGGTGTCCTGGAAGCCTGCATCATCAAGGCTCCTCCTTATGGCTGCCACCCTACCATCCATCATATCCGATGGGGCCACCACGTCTGCCCCGGCCTCGGCATGGGATAGGGCTATCCTTGAAAGGACCTCCAGGGTCTCATCGTTGACGATTTCGCCATCCACGACGATACCGCAGTGCCCATGGCTGGTGTACTGGCATAGGCAGACATCAGTCATGACCACAAGGTCTGTTTCCTCCTTGAGCCTCCTCACAGTCCTCTGCACAACACCGTGGGGGTCATGGGCTGCTGAGGCGAGCTCATCCTTGGCTGATGGCATTCCGAATATGAGTACGGATGATAGTCCCTCATCCTCAAGTCTGGATGCCTCGGAAACCGCATCATCCACAGAGTACCTGAACTGGCCTGGCATTGTATCTATGGCCTCCACATCACCCCTTCCAAGTTTTTCACTCACAAACATGGGGTATATGAGATCCGATGGGTGCAGCCGTGTTTCTCTAAGGATATTCCTTATCTGTGGACTCTTACGTAACCTTCGCATCCTTTTTGTGGGAAACTCCATATTATCACTCACAGGTAACTGTTGGATTCATTGTGATATTTCTTATTACATCCTCAAGGGTAAAAAACATAACCATGTCCCGCGCAGAAAATAAATTCCGGGGCCCTTCATGAACACCACGGTTGATGTATGGAGATCATGACTCAACATCCACAAGGACCTCAACACGTTTTATGGCCTCATCAACAGCCTCAGGGTCCATAATTATCTTTATGGCACCTTCAGGACACCTCTCAGCGCACCTGCCGCATATGAGGCATTTTCTTGCGTCGTGCTCCAGTTCCTTCCCCACAGCTATGGCACCAGTGAAGCAGGCCTCCTCACAGCGACCGCATAGAACACAGCTGGACTCCTCCCTTTTCAGTTCCACGCCTTCCATTGGTGTTATGGAGGATGCTATGTCCTCAGAGAGGAGTGGCGTCATCTTCCAGAGACAGCAGCATTCACAGCAGCTACAGACCGAGAGGAGTTCATCATGGGGCCCTGAGTTAAGCCAGACAGAGTCTATCCTGTTCCTCCCTATTATATGGACCAGTCCTGCCTCCTGGCATCTTTCAATGTGTTCAAGTGCCTCCTCAGCAGATATGAGTCTTCCGACCTTCTCTGAGATCCTCATGGCTCCGGGGCCCAGGAAGAGGCAGCCAAGGTCATGGGGGTAGCTGCTGCAGCCCGATGAGACCCTGCATATGCAGAAGTCCATCCGGAAGATGTACCTGGACCGGAGTATCATCCTCCTCAGGACCTCCGATGGGAGGGCGACATTCTCAGGCACCTGGATGCGGTGGTTTATCTCGATGGATGAGTTCCTGGGTATGACCTGTATATCGTCCCCCTCAAAGAAGAGTCTCCTTACGAGGTTCCTGAATATCACAGACCTTTCTGTGAGGGATGCGAGTTTAAATCGGGACCTGAATGTCCTCCTTATTATCGCAACACTTATATCTGTGAAGTCAATCACGTGAACCACCCAGTTTTTCTGTGAGGGGATCGCCATCCCCATGGACCCTTCCTCTGTAGTAGGACTTGCCGTGCCTGACTATAAGGGCATGGTACTCCTGGAAGACCCTGAAATCGGGTTCAAGGGACCTTTCGAAGAGTTCCTTTATTCTGTGGTAGCTCTCATCACCGGCTATGAGTCCCAGATGGGTCAGTATCCTCCTTGTGTATGCATCAACCACGAACTCCGGTTTTCTGTAGGCATATAGCAGCACTGAATCCGCGGTTTCAGGACCGACACCCCTTACCTTCAGGAGCTCCTTCCGGGATGGTGTTGAGCCCTCAAGGGATATGAAGAACCCTGCCATTTCGCGGAGGTATGATGCCTTCTGTCTGTAGAAACCAGCACACCTTATGGCCGCCTCAAGTTCAGCGTCGTCCAGGGAGAGTATCCTCTGGGGTTTAAGGGCGTCCATTGCCGCAAGGTTTCTGAGTGCAGATGCAGCAGAGTCCCAGGACGTGTTCTGTGTGAGTATGGAACCTGTGATGACCTCAAAGACCTCCCCATCATCTGATGGTGGGGTGTAATCGCCGGGGTGGTACCTGAGTGTCATTGTATCCCTATCAAGGAGTGGCCACCATCCCTGGGGCCCATAGAGTTCCATGAGGAAACGGTAGATATGCCTGAGCATTTTCATGTTTAATAGGTAAATAAACACCACGGTTAAACATTTAGGTCCTGCGTGAAAACCCTGATTGTAAGGAATCCACATCAACCCCCATCCTCATGATCACAGAACATAAAAAGCAGCACAATCAGTAAACCAGCAATACCCGATGATATATTAATTAAAAGTTACACAGTAAATCCATGAGATATGAAATTTTACACAGACCAAGTTTTAGTATGGCTCACATCGAGCTTGAAAGCGGTGAAGCAATAAAGGCTGAGACAGGTGCAATGGTGAGCATGAGCTCAAACATAGAACTTCAGACGGAGACAGGGGGTCTTCTTGGGGCTTTTAAGAGATCCATTGGAGGGGAAAGCCTTTTCCTTAACACCTTCAGGGCACAGGGTAGGGGGGATGTGCAGCTCGCACCGGCCTATCCGGGTGATGTTGAGGTCCTTGAGACCACGGAGGCCATCTATGCCCAGAGTGGCGCATTCATGGCCGGACCAGAGGATGTGGAGATAGACACAAAACTGGGAGGTTTCAAGACCTTCTTTGCAAGGGAGGGATTATTCCTTCTTAAAATCCAATCCTCAGGACCGGTGTTCCTTTCAAGTTTCGGGGCAATTTACAGCAGGGAACTTGTAAATGAGAGGTTCATAGTGGACACAGGCCACATTGTAGCCTTCACAGAGGGTCTTGATTTCAGTGTGAGAAAGGTTGGTGGACTTAAAAGTACTTTTCTGAGTGGCGAAGGCCTGGTTGCAGAATTTGAAGGTACAGGAACCGTATACATGCAGAGCCGGAGCATTGATAGCTTCGTTGGATGGTTAACACCCATGCTCCCCTCAAGGAGTTAGATTGATACTGTGTGGTGATTCGGTGGCCGGGAACAGTACCGGTGAAATGTTCAGAGTAACGACCTTCGGATCCAGCCATGGTCCTGCAGTGGGTGCCGTTATCGACGGCTGCCCCGCAGGTCTCGAACTGAGTGAGGATGACATACAGCAGGAACTTAACAGGAGGAGGCCTGGAACCAGCGCCCTGACCACTCCACGGGCTGAATCCGACAGGGTCGAGATACTCTCAGGTATATTCAGGGAAAGAACAGATGGCACTCCAATAGCTGGAATCGTCAGAAACCTGGACGCCGACTCAAAAAGTTACAGTAACATTAAGAATACACCAAGGCCGGGGCACGGTGACTACACCTGGAGGGCGAGGTTCAGGAACTACGACTACCGTGGCGGTGGCCGTGGAAGTGGAAGGGTTACCATTGGGCACGTAATCGGTGGGGCCGTTGCAAAGAAACTCATCGGTAATTATGGTTTGACTGTAACAGGCCACGTTGTGCAGGTGGGTGATGTTAAGGCAGACACTGTAAGCCTTAAAAGGATAGGCGAGTATGCTGAGAGCAATCCTGTTCGCTGTGCAGATCCCAGGGCGGCCAGACAGATGGAGGAGGTTATACTCGATGCCCGCAGCAGGGGAGACTCCGTTGGTGGGGTTGTTGAGGTTGTTGTCCTTGGTGCGCCCCCGGGACTTGGTGATCCGGTATTCAGTAAACTCGATGCAGATATGGCCAGGGCCCTAATGGGTATCGGGTCTGTGAAGGGTGTTGAGATCGGGATGGGATTCGAGGTTGCAGAACACCGTGCAAGTGAGATAAACGATGAGTTCTACCTGGATGATGATGGTAAGGTGAGGACAACAACAAACACCTCTGGAGGCATACTTGGAGGGATATCAAGCGGCATGCCAATAACTGCAAGGATAGCAGTAAAGCCCACACCATCCATATCAGTCCCCCAGAAGACAGTTGACCTTGAAAGGATGGAGGAAACAACCATTGAGGTCCGTGGAAGACATGATCCCTGCATCTGCCCCAGGGTTGTGCCTGTTGCAGAGGCTGCGGTTGCAATCGTCCTTGCCGACCATATGATAAGGGCCGGCTTCATCCACCCCACATACATTGGAAAAGAATGAAAGAATCCCTATCTGACCAGAGAGATGACAGCAGAGCTGCTCGAATTCCTTGAGGAGCTGAGCCGCGCCCTCATAGCCTCAGGGAATTCTGTTACAGATACCGAGAGGATCCTGCGGAGTGTCGCCGAGTCCCAGGGCGTGGAGGTTGAGGTCTCGGTCCTCCCAACCATGATCATAATAAAGGCGGAGGGAGAGGTTTCAAGGATGGGCCTTGCAGCCCAGTCCCCCGGGATGATGCCCCTTCACCAGGTCACAGAAATATACAGACTCACCGATGATGTGACATCCCTGAGGATGGAGGTGGGTGAGGCCCTGGGTGAGCTCAGGGGGATATTGAGGGGATCCCACAGGTTCGGCCGCTACGGGATCCTTCTGGGTTATCTTATTCTCTCAATAGGTATAGCACTGCTTATACAGCCAGACCCTGATCTTGTAGTTTATTCATCATTTCTCAGCCTTATAGCAGGCTCCCTGATAGTGGTGGGTTACGGTAACAGGAGGCTCTCCCTCATCATGCCTGTACTGGCATCCTTCACGGTTTCTGGTGTTGCCTTCTTCCTGATCAATACGGGTGCCGTGAGCGGGAACCTCACACTCCTTGTACCGCCGCTGATATACTTTATCCCCGGTGTAACCCTAACCACAGGAATCTATGAACTTGCAAGTGGTGAACTGGTTTCAGGGTCAAGCAGGGTGATATACGGCTGCATGGTTCTTCTCCTCCTCCTGTTTGGTGTCCTGATGGGTATGCAGCTTAACAGGTTTCCGCAGGAGGAATTTGCAGCCATAAAAATATCAGCCATGAGCTACAGCCCGTATCTGGGGGCATTCATATTTGCCGTTGGTATATATCTCTTCCTCTCTGTCTACCGGAGTGATTTTCCATGGATACTTCTTGTGCTCTACAGTGCACTCATGGGACAGCAGCTGGGAAATGTAGCTGGAGGAGGACTCCTCGGGGCATTTCTGGGGGCCCTGTCAATGACACTGGTTGCCAGGGGCATTGAGCTTGCAGGTAAGACTCCGCACTTCGTCACCCTCTACCCGGCCTTCTGGTTCCTTGCTCCCGGGTCCCTGGGTTTCATAGGACTCGCAAATCTCCTGGGGAGGAACTATCTGACATCCGTGGCTGAGATAACACTCTTCGCAATGACTGTGGTTGCAATAGCCCTTGGACTGCTTGTTGGCGCACTGCTCACGGAACCATTCAGTGATAAAATAAGAGCCCCGGGCGGGGATTGAACCCGCGACCTCGGGATTACGAATCCCGCGCTCTCCCACCTAAGCTACCGAGGCCTGAAGTAATTTTTTATGACTTATTGAAACTGAAGCCTTAAATAATTAATGGTCCGCATGTATGATCCTGAACCCTGCCTTGATGTTTGAAAACTCCCATCTGGTCCCTGTTCTAAGGTTTATATGTGTTATGAAGCCCTATCATGATCGAACCCTATCCTAAATGGGAATTTCGGAGGATGTTCATCTCTGACCAGGTAATCATCATCGTTAACGTTTTCATGGCTTTTTTCTAAGTTCTGGTCTGTTTTTGAGGAGTCCCTTTAAATTTCTGTCCTGGCTTTCCACTCTTTCCATCAGGTAAATACTTTGCAGATCCGTAGTATATATGAGTTTTTTGTATAATTCAAAACCTGAAGGTTTTTTGAAGGAACCTGTGTGTGGATGAAGAGAGCCTTCAGGAAATGGTCGGGCTGTCTCCATCCAGGTCAAGTTTCATGCCATCCCTCGCTGCCAGTGTCCTGATACCCGTTGCCTCCTGGACCCTGAATGCCTCCATCTCAGGGTCGTTGAGTATCATCTTCATTCCAAGGTGGGTCATCACTGCAATACCCGGTTTCACATCCTCCACAAGTTTTATGAAATCATCCGTACACATGTGGCCCCTTATATGCTCATCCCCGGGTCTTATGACGCTTGATATGAGGACATCCGCCCCCCGGTGGTAATCTGCAAGTCCATCGAAGTACTCTGTATCCGAGGTATAGGACACTGAAAGATCATCAGCCCTTAACCTGAACCCCACACCTGTCGGGTCCCCATGGACGGTGCCTG harbors:
- a CDS encoding HPP family protein translates to MKVKEAMNPEIITVSPETRPLEAFEKMYKHGVRRLFVLEDDGKPVGVVSYTDLIGVLGTIKPDSEHPERDLKVRDIMVDEVITISADDNIEDAANLMLRADISGLLVMDDERPVGVITKTDICRLVAAEILVPS
- a CDS encoding endonuclease III domain-containing protein, which gives rise to MKMLRHIYRFLMELYGPQGWWPLLDRDTMTLRYHPGDYTPPSDDGEVFEVITGSILTQNTSWDSAASALRNLAAMDALKPQRILSLDDAELEAAIRCAGFYRQKASYLREMAGFFISLEGSTPSRKELLKVRGVGPETADSVLLYAYRKPEFVVDAYTRRILTHLGLIAGDESYHRIKELFERSLEPDFRVFQEYHALIVRHGKSYYRGRVHGDGDPLTEKLGGSRD
- a CDS encoding 4Fe-4S binding protein; the encoded protein is MGMAIPSQKNWVVHVIDFTDISVAIIRRTFRSRFKLASLTERSVIFRNLVRRLFFEGDDIQVIPRNSSIEINHRIQVPENVALPSEVLRRMILRSRYIFRMDFCICRVSSGCSSYPHDLGCLFLGPGAMRISEKVGRLISAEEALEHIERCQEAGLVHIIGRNRIDSVWLNSGPHDELLSVCSCCECCCLWKMTPLLSEDIASSITPMEGVELKREESSCVLCGRCEEACFTGAIAVGKELEHDARKCLICGRCAERCPEGAIKIIMDPEAVDEAIKRVEVLVDVES
- a CDS encoding methyltransferase domain-containing protein, whose product is MRFRVTPYHGNLLGDHERLAAFREAISSRARGLTYDLGAGSGILSFFASEYADRVIAIERDPKIAACAGENLSGLDNVSVVNEDALHYEFTAADTIICEMLDTALIDEEQVPVLRRALRFLRDDGTVIPQAVFNAAEPVTVNFENIMYDENLSQPSSGPMRVYDRVEFRGDLPEIFRGSLKLQASSPFNAIRIISFTLTAPGIICGPTPMMNPPLIIPLGETGDKGEVEIKLSYRMGGGLDSVEASII
- the hemB gene encoding porphobilinogen synthase translates to MEFPTKRMRRLRKSPQIRNILRETRLHPSDLIYPMFVSEKLGRGDVEAIDTMPGQFRYSVDDAVSEASRLEDEGLSSVLIFGMPSAKDELASAAHDPHGVVQRTVRRLKEETDLVVMTDVCLCQYTSHGHCGIVVDGEIVNDETLEVLSRIALSHAEAGADVVAPSDMMDGRVAAIRRSLDDAGFQDTLIMSYAVKYASAFYAPFRGAVSSAPAFGDRRSYQMDPANIDEALIEAELDLREGADILMVKPALAYLDVIGKVRERFSVPLAAYNVSGEYSMLKAAIKSGYLTDEAIYESILSIKRAGADLIISHFAPDLLGVI
- a CDS encoding triphosphoribosyl-dephospho-CoA synthase translates to MDPLHVSRIAELASVLEVSGYPKPGNVHRTRDFDDMVYEDFLVSGIVTGDTMRLAAERGEKLRDTLDLSTLGLGELILRAVEDTRRWVSTNTNLGIIMLLTPLSAAAGMVDSGDLQGLREQVNRLILQTTSGDAVNLYRAISTAEAGGMGEHDTLDVNDPASQQRIIDENITLFDTLKMSADWDLIARELTSSMPVTFNVGFPVFKGTVEKHGMNRAVVQTFLTILSRFPDTLISRKYGEKIAVEVSEEASDIVDRGGVLTAAGLRRVEKFDRKLYRMGWNPGTTADLTASSVMVGLLDYYSELG
- the nikR gene encoding nickel-responsive transcriptional regulator NikR, which gives rise to MRISMSLPKKLLNEFDEVLRDRGYQSRSKGIRDALKDYIVRYQWMNEMEGERIGIIAVIYDHHYTGVMEDLADIQHDYREYINAVMHVHMTERHCLEVIVVKGDVAKIRELTEKMMRLKGVEHVRLTSTSTNRK
- a CDS encoding TIGR00266 family protein, with product MRYEILHRPSFSMAHIELESGEAIKAETGAMVSMSSNIELQTETGGLLGAFKRSIGGESLFLNTFRAQGRGDVQLAPAYPGDVEVLETTEAIYAQSGAFMAGPEDVEIDTKLGGFKTFFAREGLFLLKIQSSGPVFLSSFGAIYSRELVNERFIVDTGHIVAFTEGLDFSVRKVGGLKSTFLSGEGLVAEFEGTGTVYMQSRSIDSFVGWLTPMLPSRS
- the hycI gene encoding hydrogenase maturation peptidase HycI, which translates into the protein MLKRLLSDFLTDCRRLLVLTVGNELRSDDGLGPYLASLIQEAMEERGHLVINAGTVPENFTGKIRSERPSHILIVDAVEMREEPGTVRLIERDSISEYSISTHAMPLSFLVRYLEDQGDYRIALMGVQPENLEFGTGLSPAVEDAVHDLAGMIISALDDFGSCG
- a CDS encoding phenylalanine--tRNA ligase subunit alpha, whose amino-acid sequence is MMDLDRIIDQLHIYEKKVLKAFEGSDKPLKPEEIAESQKIDIKSVMSASGALESRGFVRVLKDADEVVSLTEDGESCAREGLPERRLIEALKGEEELEMSELSRRAGLDKKEAGIGIGWLMRKGWGRISQGMVSAVSDGTPERGADERLLELLLERGSVRIRELPDELRGALKDLKGRKGIVDIRKIKRHTIELTTEGRKLLERGIEIVEEATQVTHEHLKSGAWRKLHYRGYNIDAEYPLVYPGKMHPLRRIIDEIRSIFLKLGFTESRGPIVESAFWNFDCLFQPQDHAAREMQDTFYVKNPAVTDLPCEDLVRAVQDAHETGGSTGSEGWQYEWDRDVARQSVLRTHTTCVSARFLSENEPPLKMFSVGRVFRRETITYKHLPEFHQVEGIVAGDEVNFRNLLGILREFYRKLGFEVRFRPAYFPYTYLSTECEIYLPEKKSWIELGGAGMFRPEVLEPLGVETPVAAFGLGIERLAMIRFDIKDIRMLYQSDLGWLRGLPVTGDLEL